Proteins from a genomic interval of Thermoplasmatales archaeon:
- a CDS encoding radical SAM protein — protein MQQFEIHSKNANGIISIEYGRKYVYSFDLEGRLLNYINEGKTYRRTLQNHLISSRIVPGERISEEVLEREAQNIVDRAYDEIRRISPSIQGNDVIPFLSKIESMNWQKLQLDAAKLIRIYSGSVPIVPPDQYFAVYIMLERGCKWNRCSFCELYRDREFRILSLEDVAKQIADLERFFGRGIESRRSIFIGEANAMSLPQDLLLSAIKLLNSHFRLPIYSFSEPFTGHGPKTVEELEELRSHGLKRVYVGLESGSRKILRLINKPMDLNVFRDYVHRLKASGISVGIIVMLGIGGRNLYDEHVRETVDIIKGLNLDNGDIVYLSPFIQYPGFKYSDNTEQIIPLSHEEVMGQGAEIHKVLVQLKDDRKSNHGFPVALYNLLEAQY, from the coding sequence ATGCAACAGTTTGAAATACATTCCAAGAACGCAAATGGGATAATAAGTATTGAGTATGGTAGAAAATACGTTTATTCCTTCGACCTGGAAGGGAGACTCTTAAATTATATAAATGAGGGTAAAACTTATAGAAGAACACTCCAGAATCACCTCATATCTTCGAGGATAGTGCCTGGTGAAAGGATTTCGGAAGAAGTTCTTGAGAGAGAGGCACAAAATATTGTGGATAGGGCTTATGATGAAATAAGAAGGATTTCTCCATCGATTCAGGGAAATGACGTAATACCCTTTCTTTCGAAGATAGAATCCATGAATTGGCAAAAGTTACAGTTAGATGCGGCAAAATTAATTAGAATCTACTCCGGCTCGGTTCCCATAGTTCCACCCGACCAATATTTTGCAGTATATATTATGCTAGAAAGGGGATGCAAGTGGAACAGATGCAGTTTTTGTGAATTATATAGGGACAGGGAGTTTCGTATACTTTCATTGGAAGACGTAGCCAAGCAGATTGCAGACTTGGAGAGGTTTTTTGGAAGGGGAATAGAATCTAGAAGATCGATATTCATTGGTGAGGCAAATGCGATGTCTCTTCCGCAGGATCTATTGCTTTCGGCAATCAAGCTCTTGAATAGCCATTTTAGACTTCCCATATATTCTTTTTCGGAGCCGTTCACAGGGCACGGTCCAAAGACAGTTGAAGAATTGGAAGAACTCAGGAGTCATGGGCTCAAGAGAGTTTACGTAGGATTGGAATCGGGATCAAGAAAAATTTTAAGGTTGATCAACAAACCCATGGACCTCAATGTATTCCGGGATTACGTGCATCGCCTGAAGGCGTCAGGGATCTCGGTTGGAATAATAGTGATGCTTGGAATTGGCGGCCGTAATTTATATGACGAGCACGTAAGAGAAACTGTTGACATAATCAAAGGCCTTAATCTGGATAATGGCGACATTGTGTACCTGTCGCCTTTCATTCAGTACCCTGGATTCAAATATTCGGACAATACAGAACAAATTATTCCTCTTTCCCATGAAGAAGTGATGGGACAAGGAGCAGAAATCCACAAAGTTCTGGTACAACTAAAAGACGACCGGAAAAGTAATCATGGCTTTCCGGTGGCGCTTTATAATCTTTTAGAGGCCCAGTACTAA
- a CDS encoding 3-hydroxyacyl-CoA dehydrogenase family protein produces the protein MISKIGVIGAGSMGASIAELFAYNGYEVVLKDQNKELTEKGTRSIEKILDDFISYTTKAPEREIQKIEKLGVRLTEEQKDVIRKNLGSSIKKEDIIRKIHPTETYDDMRELDFVIEAIFENQSVKNKLFEELSGKLRESTVLASNTSSLSITEMAAHYRFPEKVIIAHFFNPPYTLPLVEVVPALQTSEETVKDTFSLFQSMKNHREKIIPVKAKERAGFVVNRILIPMINEAMKVVDEGIADVKTVDIAMKKGAGMPMGPFELSDYVGVDIVYHVLESFREAFGDEYLPPETMKQMISAGYNGRKSKRGFYTY, from the coding sequence ATGATTAGCAAAATAGGAGTTATTGGTGCTGGTTCAATGGGAGCTTCTATAGCGGAATTGTTTGCCTATAACGGTTATGAGGTCGTTCTGAAGGACCAGAACAAAGAATTGACAGAAAAGGGGACGAGAAGCATTGAGAAGATCCTAGATGACTTCATATCTTACACAACAAAGGCTCCTGAAAGGGAGATACAAAAGATCGAGAAGCTCGGAGTTAGACTTACCGAAGAACAGAAAGATGTAATACGAAAGAACCTTGGGTCCAGTATAAAGAAGGAGGATATAATCAGGAAAATACACCCTACAGAAACTTACGATGATATGCGCGAACTTGACTTTGTGATTGAAGCGATATTTGAGAATCAGTCTGTAAAGAATAAATTATTTGAAGAGCTTTCTGGAAAACTCAGAGAATCTACCGTTCTTGCATCTAATACATCATCTCTTAGTATAACTGAAATGGCTGCCCATTACAGATTTCCTGAAAAGGTTATAATTGCTCATTTCTTCAATCCGCCATATACATTACCACTCGTCGAGGTCGTTCCTGCTTTGCAAACATCGGAAGAAACGGTAAAAGATACGTTTTCATTGTTCCAGTCAATGAAGAATCACAGAGAAAAGATCATTCCTGTAAAGGCTAAAGAGAGAGCAGGCTTTGTTGTAAATCGTATCCTAATTCCAATGATAAACGAGGCTATGAAGGTCGTGGATGAAGGAATAGCGGATGTTAAAACAGTCGATATTGCAATGAAGAAGGGGGCTGGTATGCCGATGGGTCCATTTGAGCTCTCGGACTATGTAGGCGTGGACATTGTGTACCACGTACTGGAAAGCTTTAGAGAAGCGTTCGGTGATGAATACCTCCCCCCAGAAACGATGAAGCAGATGATTTCTGCTGGCTATAATGGGAGAAAATCAAAGAGGGGATTTTACACTTATTAG
- a CDS encoding DsrE/DsrF/DrsH-like family protein, with protein sequence MAEKMTLLFVSGTLDKLMAGSIIASGGVANGMDIDIFVSFWALMNFKKGQAMKGKFSYEGAEMEKQVMDIMKKKKVAPWIETLRSAKEIGNVKIYGCAMFADLMEIKKEELDPIVDDIIGVAEFVSMAKDSNMTLFI encoded by the coding sequence ATGGCAGAAAAGATGACATTGTTGTTTGTTTCTGGAACATTAGATAAACTGATGGCCGGTTCCATAATCGCGTCTGGCGGGGTCGCAAATGGTATGGACATTGATATATTTGTAAGTTTTTGGGCGTTGATGAATTTTAAAAAAGGACAGGCCATGAAAGGGAAATTCAGCTATGAAGGAGCTGAAATGGAGAAGCAGGTCATGGACATAATGAAGAAGAAAAAAGTTGCTCCCTGGATCGAGACATTAAGAAGCGCAAAAGAAATAGGTAATGTAAAGATATACGGGTGTGCCATGTTTGCTGATCTTATGGAGATAAAGAAGGAAGAGTTAGATCCAATAGTTGACGATATTATTGGAGTAGCAGAATTTGTCTCTATGGCTAAAGATTCGAACATGACGCTGTTTATATAA
- a CDS encoding glycosyltransferase: protein MVLEIPGISIVITVKNEGNNIKLLLGTLSKQRMPFEVVIVDSMSNDGTESVVETYSGNLDLNYIRKECSRGQGRNIGVGASKYPYIVFTDGDTEWSEATLSHYYRLFEAGNDLIAGEVIPKGRKSFFLDRVKLVYEGFEVTSPSANLGITKKIFSKIHGFDEDFVTAEDIDLNIRAIQNGAVHSYCKKCVVYNKVRENLGGFARQAFWNGYGRYQLKKKHKSIWNDIEKEKGIHNYSFYNIVRLSSASAGYIYSKLMDGKRPRM, encoded by the coding sequence ATGGTATTAGAGATCCCCGGAATTTCAATAGTCATCACTGTTAAGAACGAAGGAAATAATATTAAACTGCTGCTTGGAACACTTTCAAAACAAAGAATGCCCTTTGAGGTCGTCATTGTTGATTCCATGAGCAACGATGGCACAGAAAGTGTAGTTGAAACGTACTCCGGCAACCTTGACTTGAACTACATAAGGAAAGAATGTAGCAGGGGTCAGGGAAGGAATATTGGCGTGGGAGCATCAAAATACCCATATATTGTTTTTACCGATGGGGACACAGAATGGAGTGAAGCTACCCTATCGCACTACTATCGCTTGTTTGAAGCAGGCAACGATCTGATTGCCGGAGAGGTTATACCGAAGGGAAGAAAGTCATTCTTCCTGGATCGGGTGAAATTAGTTTACGAGGGTTTTGAAGTTACATCACCTTCAGCAAACCTGGGAATAACAAAGAAGATATTTTCCAAAATACACGGATTTGACGAAGACTTTGTTACGGCAGAGGATATTGACTTGAATATTAGGGCAATTCAAAACGGAGCCGTTCACTCATATTGCAAAAAGTGCGTGGTATACAACAAGGTTCGTGAAAATCTTGGAGGATTTGCAAGACAGGCTTTCTGGAATGGCTATGGCCGCTACCAGTTAAAAAAGAAGCATAAATCCATCTGGAATGATATAGAAAAGGAAAAGGGAATACATAATTATAGTTTTTATAATATCGTAAGACTTTCGTCCGCGTCAGCTGGATACATTTACTCGAAGCTGATGGATGGGAAACGTCCAAGAATGTGA
- a CDS encoding NAD(P)/FAD-dependent oxidoreductase, producing the protein MSSKILILGDGASGTIMANKLRFLIPREDADITVLGNSPMHYFKPDGIHIPFGLKMPRDSVKPAKMLFSYGINYVQDEAVKIDVNNRKVNGKSGKEYGYDYLIIGTGDRYTPEDIPGYAESALHFYDYDSSIKLRDALNNFKGGKIVVGPSSIPYQCPPAPYEFTFQLDQYLRNRGIRDKTEIHYTYPLNRAFTIANVSEFVEKYLEEKDVILHTLFNVESIDAKTKKVNSLEGESVDYDLLVLIPPHRGQQFITDSGLAGPSGFIDVDRYKLNYGTFDNVFVLGDATNLPVSKAGATAHFQSEYLANRIAHEISGDVYFESYDGAVACTTVTGPGEAITLYFTYEHPPRANFNSKMDYLLKWTSADTYFSGMVRGIM; encoded by the coding sequence ATGTCTTCAAAAATTTTGATTCTTGGAGACGGAGCTTCAGGAACAATAATGGCAAATAAGCTCCGTTTCCTCATACCAAGGGAAGATGCTGACATTACTGTTTTGGGCAATTCACCGATGCATTATTTCAAACCAGACGGGATACACATACCGTTCGGACTTAAAATGCCAAGAGACAGCGTAAAGCCTGCGAAAATGCTGTTCAGTTATGGCATAAATTACGTTCAGGATGAAGCTGTAAAGATTGATGTAAATAACAGGAAGGTCAATGGCAAATCTGGAAAGGAGTACGGTTACGATTACCTGATAATTGGAACAGGAGATCGCTATACCCCTGAAGACATCCCAGGATATGCAGAAAGCGCTCTTCATTTCTATGATTACGATTCCTCGATCAAACTGAGAGACGCACTCAACAATTTCAAAGGAGGGAAAATAGTAGTAGGTCCATCCAGTATACCATATCAGTGCCCTCCGGCACCTTATGAGTTTACATTCCAGCTTGATCAGTACCTTAGGAACAGAGGGATAAGGGACAAGACGGAAATACATTACACGTATCCATTAAACAGAGCATTTACTATCGCGAATGTTTCAGAATTCGTGGAAAAATATCTTGAGGAAAAAGACGTTATTCTTCATACACTTTTCAACGTCGAATCTATAGATGCGAAAACCAAAAAAGTAAATTCCCTTGAGGGAGAATCCGTAGACTATGATCTATTAGTGCTGATTCCGCCTCATAGGGGACAGCAATTCATCACTGATTCTGGCCTGGCCGGACCAAGCGGATTTATCGACGTTGATCGTTATAAACTGAACTATGGAACTTTCGACAACGTTTTTGTTTTGGGTGACGCAACAAACTTGCCCGTATCAAAAGCAGGTGCAACGGCGCATTTCCAGTCAGAGTACCTGGCAAACAGGATTGCGCACGAAATCTCTGGAGACGTATACTTTGAATCTTACGATGGTGCTGTAGCTTGCACGACGGTCACGGGCCCTGGTGAGGCAATCACGCTATACTTCACATACGAACATCCTCCAAGAGCAAATTTCAATAGTAAAATGGATTACCTGTTAAAATGGACTTCAGCCGATACATACTTTTCTGGTATGGTTAGAGGTATAATGTGA
- a CDS encoding 4-hydroxybutyryl-CoA dehydratase codes for MLRNDVEFKKSLQDGRRLFYEGSVVDDVTKHEVLKVAINHASDLFKWQNQKQYSSLLVRPDDKYGNVSTFYVVPKTKDDLKERFNVIYETTRLGRGMFNIVKAIGSDAMFALMIVSRIIDNDFKTNYCERVNRFYVDTVQKDLALSVAQTDVKGNRVLRPSEQPDKDMYVRIVERRDDGIVVNGAKAHTTQSVASNMIIVIPTRNMTEADKDYAVAFAVPPNAKGVSLISRPMKASESALKDPSLVIGNNNAENETLTIFDHVFIPWERVFMAGEWKYAGLLASMFPTYHRFTAIAYRAAMGDLYLGLGKLIAEHNGTSETSNIRRNIVNLMTYKETLRLAGVGAAEFAEMDTQTGIYVPNRVYTNVGKLFANQNYLDSVKNLVDITGGLASTLPHSSDLNNPEERELLLKYLSGAIVSKTEERIRLISTVREIISSYGALFTSAMLHAEGSIEASTIELYRSYDYGESKKLALFASGVVDRL; via the coding sequence ATGCTGAGAAATGATGTTGAATTCAAAAAAAGTTTGCAGGACGGAAGGAGGTTATTTTACGAAGGTTCTGTCGTTGATGACGTAACAAAACATGAGGTTCTGAAAGTTGCTATCAACCATGCTTCCGATCTTTTCAAATGGCAAAACCAGAAACAATACTCTTCCTTATTGGTAAGACCCGACGATAAATATGGAAATGTAAGTACCTTTTACGTTGTCCCAAAAACAAAGGACGATTTGAAAGAGAGATTCAATGTCATTTATGAGACCACCCGTCTTGGACGTGGTATGTTCAACATTGTAAAGGCAATTGGTTCGGATGCTATGTTTGCTCTGATGATAGTGTCCCGAATTATAGACAATGATTTCAAGACTAACTATTGCGAGCGGGTAAACAGGTTCTATGTGGATACGGTTCAAAAAGACCTTGCACTATCAGTCGCCCAGACAGATGTCAAGGGAAACCGTGTACTTCGGCCTAGCGAACAACCCGACAAAGACATGTATGTAAGGATAGTTGAGAGAAGGGACGATGGAATCGTGGTAAACGGTGCAAAAGCCCACACAACCCAATCAGTCGCCAGCAATATGATAATCGTGATTCCTACAAGGAATATGACTGAGGCAGACAAGGATTATGCTGTCGCTTTTGCAGTTCCACCAAATGCAAAAGGAGTATCATTGATCTCGAGACCAATGAAAGCATCTGAAAGTGCACTCAAGGATCCTTCGCTTGTGATAGGAAACAACAATGCAGAAAATGAGACGCTGACAATATTCGATCATGTTTTCATTCCATGGGAAAGGGTTTTCATGGCAGGAGAGTGGAAATATGCGGGTTTGCTTGCTAGCATGTTTCCGACGTATCATCGGTTTACTGCAATAGCCTATAGAGCTGCGATGGGTGATCTATATCTTGGTCTTGGTAAACTTATTGCTGAGCACAACGGAACATCAGAGACGTCAAATATTAGGCGTAACATAGTTAACTTGATGACATACAAGGAAACATTGAGGCTAGCAGGAGTTGGGGCAGCGGAGTTTGCTGAAATGGATACCCAAACGGGCATTTATGTTCCAAATAGGGTTTATACGAACGTGGGAAAATTATTTGCTAATCAAAACTATCTTGATTCGGTAAAAAATCTTGTAGATATAACAGGTGGATTGGCATCGACGCTGCCACACAGCAGCGATCTAAATAATCCTGAAGAAAGGGAACTGCTTTTGAAATACCTTTCGGGTGCCATTGTAAGTAAAACGGAGGAGAGAATCAGGTTGATATCGACTGTTAGGGAAATAATCTCATCGTATGGCGCCCTTTTCACGTCCGCCATGTTGCATGCAGAAGGATCCATAGAAGCGAGTACTATTGAACTTTACAGAAGTTATGACTATGGTGAAAGTAAGAAGTTGGCCTTGTTTGCCAGCGGAGTGGTGGATAGATTATGA
- a CDS encoding trehalose-6-phosphate synthase: MKYIVATSRGPISHDRIGEKSIVRPNVGGVARALSNVMTEKGGTWICWGDGHLDEKYPEENYSGYKISRIFLNKNEKIGFYDNYSNSVLWPLFHYFRDKIYFAQHSYDLYKEVNRKFANAIAKEAKPGDRIWIHDYQLALVPKMIKDLGLKNFVIFSWHIPWVASEFFSILPESTYFLESINSADLITFHTSGYVQNYETACENILNVHPNNKKKVMAVPLGVDFKYYSHEPVKRNIWQDKKTKLIFSIDRLDYTKGLSNKVEAIEALLRKHPDTRKQFTYVMIVTPSRYSVSEYQEMRRELEMLVGRINGLYSDLYWYPIIYMYRRIPQELLLQYYRSADIALITPLIDGLNLVCKEFASATKKGTVILSEFAGAAIDLHGSLIVNPYDIDATADAVYKALIMTEEDKFNHLREMKKNVRTKDIHWWLSRILSRSDRLYTESHPQNILE, encoded by the coding sequence ATGAAGTATATCGTTGCCACCTCACGCGGTCCGATTTCTCATGACAGGATTGGTGAGAAATCTATCGTAAGACCAAATGTTGGTGGTGTTGCACGAGCACTTTCAAATGTCATGACTGAAAAAGGAGGTACCTGGATTTGCTGGGGTGACGGTCACCTGGACGAGAAGTACCCCGAAGAAAATTATTCCGGATATAAAATTTCACGAATATTCCTTAACAAGAACGAGAAGATTGGTTTCTACGACAATTATTCTAATTCAGTTCTTTGGCCTCTTTTTCATTATTTTCGAGATAAGATATATTTTGCACAGCACAGTTATGATCTGTATAAGGAGGTGAACAGGAAATTTGCAAACGCCATAGCAAAGGAAGCAAAACCTGGTGACAGGATCTGGATACATGACTATCAGCTTGCCCTGGTGCCGAAGATGATCAAAGATCTTGGATTGAAAAATTTTGTCATCTTTAGCTGGCACATTCCGTGGGTTGCAAGTGAATTTTTCTCTATTCTTCCTGAATCCACTTATTTTTTGGAAAGTATAAATTCCGCAGATCTTATAACTTTCCATACATCAGGGTACGTTCAAAATTATGAGACGGCATGTGAAAACATACTGAACGTTCATCCGAATAACAAAAAGAAAGTCATGGCAGTTCCGCTTGGAGTGGACTTTAAGTATTATTCGCATGAGCCCGTCAAACGAAACATATGGCAGGATAAAAAAACAAAACTAATATTCTCTATTGACAGGTTGGACTACACAAAGGGGCTCTCGAATAAGGTCGAGGCTATTGAGGCCCTACTGAGGAAACATCCAGACACACGTAAGCAGTTTACCTACGTTATGATAGTTACTCCAAGCAGGTACAGTGTTTCTGAATATCAGGAAATGAGAAGGGAATTAGAGATGCTTGTAGGGAGAATCAACGGCCTGTATTCGGACCTCTATTGGTACCCGATAATCTATATGTACAGAAGAATACCACAGGAATTGCTGTTGCAATATTATCGTTCAGCTGATATTGCACTTATTACCCCTCTAATTGATGGGCTCAATCTCGTCTGCAAGGAATTTGCGTCCGCGACAAAGAAGGGGACAGTAATACTTTCAGAATTTGCAGGCGCAGCAATTGACCTGCATGGTTCATTGATAGTGAATCCATATGATATCGATGCAACAGCTGACGCAGTATACAAAGCTTTGATAATGACCGAGGAAGATAAGTTCAATCATCTCAGGGAAATGAAAAAGAATGTGAGAACAAAAGACATTCATTGGTGGCTGTCAAGAATACTGTCCCGCTCTGATCGCTTATACACGGAATCACATCCCCAAAACATCTTGGAATAA
- a CDS encoding sulfurtransferase TusA family protein gives MENEIKPNKVVDARGSFCPGPLMEMIKAYKEAKVGDVISVYSTDSGTKKDAPAWINKSGNQLVGIFERTGYYEIVMKKTK, from the coding sequence ATGGAAAATGAAATAAAACCAAACAAAGTTGTGGATGCAAGGGGAAGTTTTTGCCCTGGTCCGCTGATGGAAATGATAAAGGCTTACAAGGAAGCAAAAGTAGGGGACGTTATCTCGGTATATTCAACCGATTCAGGAACTAAAAAGGATGCTCCAGCCTGGATCAATAAGTCCGGAAACCAGCTTGTTGGTATCTTTGAAAGAACCGGTTATTACGAGATCGTAATGAAGAAAACCAAGTAA